In one window of Fodinibius salicampi DNA:
- a CDS encoding contractile injection system tape measure protein, with product MKSVDNEQKHIINKVKAELTIPPTLSQEGDRSEQLKQAIQNALDNIVPELDRTYGDNRSYRMEFLSVELNLQKDDLSQLETLLEEALIDKMISAGHKADNQSKKEDEKQHFEKIEPGQRRVDLLSYFLKTGQFPWWAEGASSADLEDRLREMSAKEWQDLIKPMVLVHPEVLRRLAAQFPEDLLQQLIKKSSGRKAYSVDEIIKALKDISSFLGDQHLAYGTRRRIVTRLYEHAFSGIIFDEETKPIFNKIMGVTFASFRDVGTGIEEWKKWLEKSDGNKYFWLNLLDDKPEIELEEEEKEVEQDRDTEIGEDDDLSVSNGGLVLLNPFIESLFENLGLLEEGEFSQQSARERAVCLLYYLATGHEEFPEHELALPKFLCGWPSGEPINRFLPISEYEIEECDAMLNSAITHWEALKNTSINGFRSNFLQRKGILREEEFGWSLYVERETQDILLEKLPWSLSVVKHEWMDEMLTVHWQ from the coding sequence ATGAAGTCAGTGGATAATGAGCAAAAACATATCATCAATAAAGTAAAGGCCGAACTGACGATTCCTCCCACCTTATCACAAGAAGGAGACAGGTCAGAACAGTTGAAGCAAGCGATCCAAAATGCGCTTGATAATATCGTGCCGGAACTGGACCGTACGTATGGGGATAACAGGAGTTACCGGATGGAGTTTCTTTCAGTAGAACTCAACTTACAAAAGGATGATCTGTCACAGCTTGAAACGTTGCTTGAGGAAGCACTGATTGATAAAATGATAAGTGCGGGGCATAAAGCTGATAATCAAAGTAAAAAAGAGGATGAGAAGCAACACTTTGAAAAAATTGAGCCCGGACAGCGTCGGGTAGATCTGCTCAGTTACTTTTTGAAAACAGGTCAATTCCCCTGGTGGGCCGAAGGCGCATCATCTGCCGATCTTGAAGATAGGCTGAGGGAAATGTCTGCCAAGGAGTGGCAGGATCTTATCAAGCCGATGGTTCTGGTTCATCCGGAAGTTCTGCGCAGGCTTGCTGCTCAATTTCCCGAAGATCTCCTCCAGCAATTAATAAAAAAATCTTCGGGCAGGAAAGCATATTCCGTAGATGAAATCATTAAGGCATTGAAGGATATCAGTTCCTTTCTTGGAGACCAACATTTAGCTTATGGTACAAGGCGGCGGATTGTTACACGGCTTTATGAACATGCTTTTTCAGGGATAATATTTGATGAGGAGACTAAGCCCATTTTTAATAAAATAATGGGAGTCACCTTCGCAAGTTTCCGTGATGTGGGGACGGGCATTGAGGAATGGAAAAAATGGCTGGAAAAGTCTGACGGAAATAAATATTTCTGGCTTAATTTGCTGGATGACAAACCAGAAATAGAATTAGAGGAAGAGGAAAAAGAAGTGGAGCAGGATAGAGATACTGAGATCGGGGAAGATGATGATTTATCCGTTTCCAATGGCGGATTGGTACTCTTGAATCCTTTTATTGAATCATTATTTGAGAATTTGGGCTTGTTGGAGGAAGGAGAATTCAGTCAACAGTCTGCCCGCGAACGAGCGGTTTGCCTACTGTATTATCTGGCTACGGGTCATGAAGAGTTCCCGGAACATGAATTGGCATTGCCCAAATTTTTATGCGGATGGCCTTCGGGAGAGCCTATCAACCGGTTTCTACCGATAAGTGAGTATGAAATAGAAGAATGTGATGCAATGCTGAACAGTGCCATTACTCACTGGGAGGCTTTAAAAAATACGTCTATTAATGGATTCCGGAGTAATTTCCTGCAGCGGAAGGGTATTCTACGCGAGGAGGAGTTTGGCTGGTCGCTTTATGTCGAGCGGGAAACGCAGGATATCCTGCTTGAAAAGCTGCCGTGGAGCTTGTCGGTCGTCAAACATGAGTGGATGGATGAAATGTTAACCGTACACTGGCAATAA
- a CDS encoding ATP-binding protein: MMDYQQLIASVQQFIFHRLEHYFEKREKAPSLKDFKLTLQKNNPLHQLVRSRRLGKEEQLLLGIALIPHLNPALYSNLIRHFLPQGGDLPIFGAAKGKNHRGVIPTGETAQFILAGSDINERLRVVDLLKESELIQDQILNLESMPAGEPEMSGKLTVADEYVDLFLTGKRSTPSFGPDFPAQKIETERDWEDLVLSDDVKEQIEELKIWMNHNDRLMKEWEMDKKLKPGYRALFYGPSGTGKTLTATLLGKYTDREVFRVDLSTIVSKYIGETEKNLEKLFSKAANKDWILFFDEADALFGKRTEVSDAHDRYANQEVSYLLQRVENFGGLVILSTNYKSNIDDAFLRRFNAIIKFPFPDAEERHLIWKKSLPEKAQLEKELDLSEIAARYKLTGGSIINVVHQASLKSISNDSDVITLESVLHGIKREVEKEGKVFNNLLEKKVKLNGKQ; encoded by the coding sequence ATGATGGATTATCAGCAACTCATAGCATCGGTGCAGCAATTTATTTTTCATCGCCTGGAGCATTACTTTGAAAAACGGGAGAAGGCTCCTTCTCTAAAAGATTTTAAGCTAACCCTGCAGAAAAATAATCCTCTTCATCAACTGGTCCGGTCACGTCGGCTGGGAAAGGAGGAACAGCTTCTGCTGGGTATTGCTCTGATCCCGCATCTGAATCCCGCTTTATATTCCAATCTCATCCGGCACTTCCTGCCGCAAGGGGGAGATTTGCCCATATTTGGTGCAGCCAAAGGCAAGAATCACCGGGGCGTTATTCCAACGGGAGAAACAGCTCAGTTTATCTTGGCCGGATCGGATATTAATGAACGGCTAAGGGTGGTAGATTTGCTCAAAGAGTCTGAATTAATTCAAGATCAGATTTTGAACCTCGAGAGCATGCCAGCGGGAGAGCCCGAAATGAGCGGCAAGCTTACGGTTGCCGATGAGTATGTCGACTTGTTTTTAACAGGTAAAAGGTCCACACCTTCATTCGGACCTGATTTCCCGGCCCAGAAAATTGAGACTGAGCGGGATTGGGAGGATTTGGTTTTGTCGGACGATGTCAAAGAGCAGATTGAGGAGCTAAAGATATGGATGAATCATAATGACCGGTTAATGAAAGAGTGGGAGATGGATAAAAAGTTGAAGCCGGGCTATAGGGCCCTTTTCTACGGACCTTCAGGAACCGGGAAAACGCTTACGGCTACCCTTTTGGGAAAATATACCGACCGGGAGGTTTTTCGGGTAGATTTATCTACTATCGTTTCCAAATATATCGGTGAAACGGAGAAGAACCTGGAAAAGCTCTTCTCCAAAGCCGCCAACAAGGACTGGATTCTGTTTTTTGATGAGGCTGATGCTCTTTTTGGCAAACGAACCGAGGTAAGTGATGCCCATGACCGTTATGCCAATCAGGAGGTGAGCTATCTGCTGCAGCGCGTTGAGAATTTTGGAGGTCTGGTGATACTATCCACCAATTACAAATCCAATATTGACGATGCTTTCCTGAGGCGCTTTAATGCCATTATTAAGTTTCCCTTTCCAGATGCGGAAGAGCGGCATCTTATCTGGAAAAAATCACTGCCGGAGAAAGCCCAGTTAGAAAAAGAATTGGATCTGTCTGAGATAGCGGCTCGGTATAAGCTTACCGGCGGCAGTATTATAAATGTTGTGCACCAGGCTTCCCTGAAATCAATAAGTAACGACTCTGATGTTATCACTTTAGAGAGTGTCTTGCACGGGATCAAGCGGGAGGTGGAAAAGGAAGGCAAGGTTTTTAACAACCTGCTGGAAAAGAAAGTGAAACTGAACGGTAAACAATGA
- a CDS encoding DUF4157 domain-containing protein — protein MKSAQPKSSVESTHSATPILSRDQKNNFFASKANAPQSFFSPTTIQPKLKIGQPGDKYEQEADRVADAVVNSPDAPNLQRRSVEEEEEMLQTQPLEEEEETLQTQPMEEEEELQAKREPGIQRKCEECEQEENLQTKQKPRGHTQSGVASSKLSHQLKSKSGNGSRLPEGVQTEMSQKIGANFSGVNIHTDSNAHQMNQQLGARAFTHGRDIYFNEDEYSPTSNSGKHLLAHELTHVVQQTAKNPPNIQRQVAGCNPCPSPPNPDIDVKIRPVLQYSNLGAGHFGSTRWTGANVPFLSIWHRERRNCNTCGPSGNSAEYDLCPRKAVIRANVPVLINRNELNRRGPNGERWFQDCNSPSDRRFITRATAQSSMTTPQPITVQSTRVHEGYHIDVSEQVLEQQLSNRNDISTVCPYNRTTIDNWKSSLETTWQNQTRSILRGNPSEPSEEGNARTHECNSY, from the coding sequence ATGAAATCAGCTCAACCAAAATCCTCCGTCGAATCCACGCATTCTGCTACTCCGATCTTAAGCAGAGATCAAAAAAACAATTTCTTTGCCTCTAAAGCTAATGCTCCCCAATCCTTCTTCAGCCCAACAACGATTCAGCCCAAACTAAAAATCGGGCAGCCAGGTGACAAATATGAGCAGGAGGCCGACCGCGTGGCGGACGCCGTTGTAAATTCACCAGATGCCCCGAATTTACAGCGCCGGTCCGTGGAAGAAGAGGAGGAGATGCTGCAAACACAGCCCCTTGAGGAGGAAGAAGAGACGCTGCAGACCCAGCCTATGGAGGAAGAAGAGGAGCTGCAGGCGAAGCGGGAGCCCGGCATCCAGCGCAAGTGCGAAGAGTGCGAGCAGGAAGAAAATCTGCAGACGAAACAAAAACCAAGAGGCCACACACAATCGGGTGTTGCAAGCAGTAAACTGAGCCATCAATTGAAATCAAAAAGCGGCAACGGTAGCCGGCTGCCAGAAGGTGTGCAAACGGAGATGAGCCAAAAAATCGGAGCTAATTTTAGTGGGGTGAATATCCATACAGACTCAAATGCCCACCAAATGAACCAGCAACTTGGTGCCCGGGCCTTTACCCACGGCAGGGATATCTATTTTAATGAAGATGAGTATAGTCCGACTTCAAATAGTGGTAAACATTTGCTGGCACATGAGTTAACACATGTGGTTCAGCAAACGGCGAAGAATCCTCCCAATATTCAGCGGCAGGTTGCCGGTTGTAACCCGTGCCCTTCACCTCCCAATCCTGATATTGACGTTAAAATTCGGCCCGTCCTACAGTATTCCAATCTGGGTGCAGGTCACTTTGGAAGCACCCGTTGGACAGGCGCTAATGTTCCCTTTTTAAGCATTTGGCATCGGGAAAGAAGGAACTGTAATACCTGCGGTCCCAGTGGTAATTCAGCCGAGTATGATTTATGTCCACGTAAGGCTGTAATTCGAGCTAATGTTCCGGTTTTGATCAACAGGAATGAGTTGAACAGGAGAGGGCCAAATGGCGAGCGGTGGTTCCAAGACTGTAACAGTCCATCCGATCGGCGATTTATAACTCGGGCAACTGCACAATCCAGCATGACAACCCCGCAGCCGATAACCGTACAAAGTACTCGTGTACATGAAGGCTATCACATCGACGTATCGGAACAGGTGCTGGAGCAACAACTTTCAAATCGAAATGACATAAGCACAGTGTGTCCTTACAACAGGACAACGATAGATAATTGGAAATCATCATTAGAAACAACCTGGCAGAATCAGACCCGATCTATACTGCGGGGTAACCCATCGGAACCTTCGGAAGAAGGCAATGCCAGAACCCATGAATGCAATAGTTATTAA
- a CDS encoding DUF4157 domain-containing protein, with translation MKTVDSQTTPESTNTSIPLRNGSEKSDFFSARSGSSIPFFGPSTVQPKLNIGQPGNKYEHQADRVADTVMRMPDSQIQRQPIEEEEEELQMKREETLIQRKCEECEEEEKLQKKSDGKSTSADRASNISSQLASKSGTGNRLPKTVRSEMAHKMGVDFSGVNIHTGPAAHKLNRQLGARAFTHGSDIYFNKGEYNPEFSEGKHLLAHELTHVVQQKGDGQNKIQRFVNCEEEEGCQERDTGEIPRSRSSEMMVAPISNPVEGLLVSHFTVGSSDLKENLENNSIWTNYWGQMITNENIQWQILGFSDCHGSDNVNTLIRWERAIAVNNALPSPARQKIVGFRAAPLDLCIAGNETEESRAYNRSALIQQVITGYDFDDGEEITACPTPQEWLRRALARAEITMSDWEPSEGFETNRETVMNVYAYYEYLYQTDSDLLWAGMAKLAGGTVFGAMEQAQSAQRMARAVPQVAPIADYYSNRLMELLLAMQKDIFLDLGWQHQAYIERGLECLESIMAGDNIPIEAWRDIASGESGRVSEGNQALLRREQEEILPPYYDEIQDIPDMDILPQAMSLLSQSPIPSGRSFDEVVEDGDITEFEDRWRWITEDMLPKYENLPEEYRSRLVDTPLEQLAERDFPSEP, from the coding sequence ATGAAAACTGTCGATTCACAAACTACGCCGGAATCTACAAATACATCCATTCCTTTACGGAACGGAAGTGAGAAAAGTGATTTTTTTTCCGCCAGATCTGGCTCCTCTATTCCATTCTTTGGCCCTTCCACTGTCCAGCCAAAGCTCAATATTGGACAACCCGGCAATAAATATGAGCACCAAGCCGACCGCGTGGCAGATACCGTGATGCGTATGCCCGATTCCCAAATACAACGGCAACCAATTGAAGAAGAGGAAGAAGAACTGCAAATGAAGCGGGAGGAGACACTCATCCAGCGGAAGTGCGAGGAGTGTGAAGAAGAGGAAAAGCTACAGAAGAAATCGGATGGAAAATCGACTTCGGCTGACAGAGCGAGCAATATAAGCAGCCAGCTGGCCTCTAAGTCAGGGACAGGTAATCGTTTGCCAAAAACGGTCCGCTCAGAAATGGCCCATAAGATGGGAGTAGATTTTAGCGGAGTGAATATCCACACCGGCCCTGCCGCGCATAAATTAAACCGGCAGCTGGGCGCCCGGGCGTTTACCCACGGAAGCGATATCTACTTCAATAAGGGAGAGTACAATCCAGAATTTTCAGAGGGAAAACATTTATTGGCCCATGAGTTGACGCATGTGGTGCAGCAGAAAGGAGACGGTCAGAATAAGATTCAGCGATTCGTAAATTGTGAAGAAGAGGAGGGATGTCAAGAACGGGATACCGGTGAGATACCTCGTTCAAGGAGTTCAGAAATGATGGTAGCTCCCATTAGCAATCCTGTTGAAGGTCTACTTGTTAGCCATTTTACGGTTGGCAGCAGCGATCTGAAAGAAAACCTTGAAAATAACTCTATTTGGACGAATTACTGGGGGCAGATGATTACCAACGAAAATATTCAATGGCAGATACTGGGTTTTTCTGATTGTCATGGTAGTGATAATGTCAACACCTTGATTCGTTGGGAGCGCGCCATAGCAGTGAATAATGCTTTGCCTTCTCCTGCTCGTCAAAAGATTGTTGGTTTTAGAGCTGCGCCACTAGACCTTTGTATTGCTGGTAATGAGACCGAAGAATCGAGAGCTTATAATCGTTCGGCACTAATTCAGCAGGTTATCACCGGATATGATTTTGACGATGGAGAGGAAATTACAGCCTGTCCCACTCCGCAAGAATGGTTACGCCGTGCTTTGGCAAGAGCTGAAATAACGATGAGTGATTGGGAACCCAGCGAAGGGTTTGAGACGAACAGAGAAACAGTGATGAATGTATATGCCTATTATGAATATCTATATCAAACCGATTCTGATCTTTTATGGGCGGGCATGGCTAAGCTTGCTGGAGGTACTGTTTTTGGAGCTATGGAACAGGCACAAAGTGCACAGCGAATGGCAAGAGCAGTTCCCCAGGTGGCGCCTATTGCCGATTATTATTCCAATAGATTAATGGAGCTACTGCTTGCGATGCAGAAAGATATTTTCCTGGATCTTGGCTGGCAACATCAAGCCTATATTGAAAGAGGGCTGGAGTGTCTGGAATCGATTATGGCCGGAGATAATATACCTATCGAAGCGTGGCGCGATATTGCGAGTGGAGAGTCAGGCCGGGTCAGTGAAGGAAATCAGGCTTTATTACGACGGGAGCAGGAGGAAATCTTGCCGCCATATTACGATGAGATACAGGATATACCTGATATGGATATTTTACCCCAGGCGATGTCTTTACTTTCACAATCTCCAATTCCGAGTGGACGTTCTTTTGATGAGGTAGTTGAGGATGGTGATATTACAGAATTTGAGGATCGTTGGAGATGGATTACTGAAGACATGCTTCCTAAATATGAGAATTTACCTGAGGAATATCGGTCAAGGCTGGTTGATACCCCTCTTGAACAGCTAGCGGAACGGGATTTTCCCTCAGAACCTTGA
- the egtD gene encoding L-histidine N(alpha)-methyltransferase: MANSKAVNESAMLDEILHGLKRPNKRLPSKYFYDEMGSRLFDQITRLEEYYLTRKEKEILQNNIDEIVDNIGTRAMLVELGSGSSQKTRLLLDQLDNLSAYVPVDISEKYLLKAVNELRLDYPRVTIIPVFADYTNTFRLPDLSGSYENQVIFFPGSTIGNFSPDETQQFLQTMASLSDREAGMLIGVDLKKDREILEAAYNDSKGITASFNKNLLVRVNKEFGADFNTDQFTHKATYNAGKGRIEMHLISDCEQSVLIKDEEVSFEEGEYIHTENSYKYTLEDFESIVSKWFTVKEVWTDEDAFFSVQYLDKK, encoded by the coding sequence ATGGCAAATTCGAAGGCGGTTAATGAATCAGCAATGTTGGATGAGATATTGCATGGATTGAAACGTCCCAATAAACGTCTTCCCAGTAAATATTTTTATGATGAGATGGGCTCGAGACTTTTTGATCAAATTACCCGGCTTGAGGAATATTATCTTACCCGCAAGGAGAAAGAGATTCTTCAAAATAATATCGATGAAATAGTTGATAATATCGGGACACGTGCGATGTTAGTGGAATTGGGGAGTGGTAGTAGTCAAAAGACTCGCTTGTTGCTTGATCAACTCGATAATTTATCAGCTTATGTGCCGGTGGATATTTCGGAGAAGTACCTGCTGAAGGCTGTAAATGAGCTGCGATTGGACTACCCAAGAGTTACTATTATTCCCGTTTTTGCTGACTATACCAATACCTTCAGGCTTCCTGATTTGAGCGGAAGTTATGAAAACCAAGTGATTTTCTTTCCAGGATCAACGATTGGTAATTTTTCCCCGGATGAAACCCAGCAGTTCCTGCAAACAATGGCTTCTCTGAGTGATAGAGAGGCTGGAATGCTTATTGGAGTGGATCTCAAAAAAGACCGGGAGATATTGGAAGCGGCTTATAATGACTCCAAGGGTATTACGGCGAGTTTTAATAAAAATCTATTGGTGCGCGTAAATAAGGAATTCGGGGCTGATTTTAATACCGATCAATTTACACATAAAGCAACATATAATGCTGGGAAGGGACGTATAGAAATGCATCTGATATCGGATTGCGAACAGTCGGTTTTGATTAAGGATGAAGAAGTAAGTTTTGAAGAGGGTGAGTATATTCATACCGAAAATTCATATAAATATACGTTAGAAGATTTTGAGTCGATAGTGAGTAAATGGTTTACGGTAAAGGAAGTGTGGACTGATGAGGACGCTTTTTTCTCGGTTCAGTATCTCGACAAAAAATGA